The following coding sequences lie in one Sinorhizobium fredii USDA 257 genomic window:
- a CDS encoding alpha-glucosidase/alpha-galactosidase, which produces MGSFKIAIIGAGSVGFTKKLFTDILSVPELRDVEFALTDLSEHNLGMIKTILDRIVEANNLPTRVTATTDRRKALEGARYIISCVRVGGLEAYADDIRIPLKYGVDQCVGDTICAGGILYGQRNIPVILDFCKDIREVAEPGAKFLNYANPMAMNTWAAIEYGKVDTVGLCHGVQHGAEQIAEILGAKDGEFDYVCSGINHQTWFIDVRLNGRKIGKDELIAAFEAHPVFSKQEKLRIDVLKRFGVYSTESNGHLSEYLPWYRKRPDEITKWIDMSDWIHGETGGYLRYSTETRNWFETEYPRFLEEAGRPLDTIKRSNEHASHILEALETGRVYRGHFNVKNNGVISNLPADAIIESPGFVDRFGINMVSGITLPEACAATCISSINVQRMSVHAAITGDIDLLKLAVLHDPLVGAICTPEEVWQMVDEMVVAQAQWLPQYAHAVEAAKDRLARSTVKTREWTGAARREVRSIEEIRAEKEAAKLRAAG; this is translated from the coding sequence ATGGGCAGCTTCAAAATCGCCATTATCGGCGCCGGCAGCGTCGGTTTCACCAAGAAGCTTTTCACCGACATCCTGTCCGTGCCGGAGCTCCGCGACGTCGAGTTCGCCTTGACGGATCTGAGCGAGCACAATCTCGGCATGATCAAGACGATCCTCGACCGGATTGTCGAGGCGAATAATCTTCCGACACGCGTCACGGCAACCACAGATCGACGCAAAGCGCTCGAAGGCGCTCGCTATATCATCAGCTGCGTCCGGGTGGGCGGCCTCGAGGCCTATGCGGACGATATCCGCATTCCGCTGAAATACGGGGTCGACCAATGCGTCGGCGACACGATCTGCGCCGGCGGCATTCTCTACGGCCAGCGCAACATTCCGGTCATCCTCGATTTCTGCAAGGACATCCGCGAGGTCGCCGAGCCCGGGGCCAAGTTCCTGAACTATGCCAACCCGATGGCGATGAACACCTGGGCGGCGATTGAATATGGAAAGGTCGACACTGTCGGTCTCTGCCACGGCGTCCAGCACGGCGCCGAGCAGATCGCCGAGATCCTCGGCGCCAAGGACGGCGAGTTCGACTATGTCTGCTCCGGCATCAACCACCAGACCTGGTTCATCGACGTCCGCCTCAACGGCCGCAAGATCGGCAAGGACGAGCTCATTGCCGCCTTCGAGGCCCATCCGGTCTTCTCCAAGCAGGAGAAGCTCAGAATCGACGTCCTGAAGCGCTTCGGCGTCTATTCGACCGAAAGCAACGGCCATCTCTCTGAATACCTGCCCTGGTACCGCAAGCGCCCTGACGAGATCACCAAATGGATCGACATGTCGGACTGGATCCATGGCGAGACCGGCGGCTACTTGCGCTATTCGACCGAGACCCGCAACTGGTTCGAGACCGAGTATCCGCGCTTCCTCGAAGAGGCCGGCAGGCCGCTCGATACGATCAAGCGCTCGAACGAGCATGCGAGCCATATCCTCGAAGCGCTCGAGACCGGGCGCGTCTATCGCGGTCATTTCAACGTCAAGAACAATGGCGTGATCAGCAACCTGCCGGCGGATGCGATCATCGAATCTCCTGGCTTCGTGGATCGCTTCGGCATTAACATGGTGTCCGGCATTACGCTTCCCGAGGCCTGTGCCGCCACCTGCATCTCGTCGATCAATGTCCAGCGCATGTCCGTTCATGCGGCGATCACCGGGGACATCGACCTTCTGAAGCTCGCGGTGCTGCACGACCCGCTGGTCGGCGCGATCTGCACGCCGGAGGAGGTCTGGCAGATGGTCGACGAAATGGTCGTCGCTCAAGCACAATGGCTGCCGCAATATGCCCATGCCGTCGAGGCGGCCAAGGATCGGCTCGCCCGATCGACGGTGAAGACCCGCGAATGGACGGGCGCGGCCCGGCGCGAGGTGCGCTCTATCGAGGAAATCCGCGCCGAGAAGGAAGCCGCAAAGCTGCGCGCTGCCGGCTAG
- a CDS encoding ABC transporter permease has product MFRFLLVRIASAIPVLFVLSVVTFAIIQAPPGDYSDYIRSQLINQGGASFEEADAQAQAYRKEHGLDKPLPLQYVNWVTGIVTRGDFGHSLYYNKPVADVVGERLPRTLALALVCHILASVIGIGFGILAATRQYSWVDSLLSTVSFLGMTVPRFLMALIIVYVLVFHFNVSEINSFHSARYGGAPWSWDKFVDLVKHVWPVVAIATFGGLAYNMRVMRGNLLDTLNAQYVETARAKGLSESAVVMRHAVPNALHPLIMYQGVVLPYMLTGEIETAIIFALPTVGPAIVGSMWVGDVYVTATFMLVLSATLIVGNIIADMLLAALDPRVRMGGGAYA; this is encoded by the coding sequence ATGTTCAGATTTCTGCTGGTCCGCATCGCCTCTGCCATTCCGGTGCTGTTCGTCCTGAGCGTGGTGACCTTTGCCATCATCCAGGCGCCGCCCGGCGACTATAGCGACTACATCCGCTCGCAACTCATCAACCAGGGCGGCGCCTCCTTCGAGGAAGCCGACGCCCAGGCGCAGGCCTATCGCAAGGAGCATGGCCTCGATAAGCCGCTGCCGCTGCAATACGTCAACTGGGTGACCGGTATCGTGACGCGCGGCGATTTCGGCCATAGCCTCTACTACAACAAGCCGGTTGCCGACGTCGTCGGCGAACGCCTGCCGCGCACGCTGGCGCTGGCGCTCGTCTGCCACATCCTCGCTTCGGTGATCGGCATCGGCTTCGGCATCCTCGCCGCGACCCGGCAATATTCCTGGGTGGACAGCCTGCTTTCGACCGTCTCCTTCCTCGGCATGACGGTGCCGCGCTTCCTGATGGCGCTGATCATCGTCTATGTCCTCGTCTTCCATTTCAATGTCAGCGAGATCAACAGCTTTCATTCCGCCCGCTATGGCGGCGCGCCCTGGTCCTGGGACAAGTTCGTCGATCTTGTGAAGCACGTCTGGCCGGTCGTGGCGATCGCTACGTTCGGCGGGCTCGCCTACAACATGCGCGTCATGCGCGGCAACCTGCTCGACACGCTGAATGCCCAATATGTCGAGACGGCCCGCGCCAAGGGCCTGAGCGAGAGCGCCGTCGTGATGCGGCATGCCGTTCCGAACGCGCTGCACCCGCTCATCATGTATCAGGGTGTCGTGCTTCCCTACATGCTGACCGGCGAGATCGAGACGGCGATCATCTTCGCGCTGCCGACCGTTGGGCCGGCGATCGTCGGCTCCATGTGGGTGGGCGACGTCTATGTCACCGCGACCTTCATGCTGGTTCTTTCGGCAACGCTGATCGTCGGCAACATCATCGCCGACATGCTGCTCGCCGCGCTCGATCCGCGCGTGCGCATGGGAGGAGGGGCCTACGCATGA
- a CDS encoding alpha/beta hydrolase domain-containing protein, whose product MLKRLAFMSAMLSFALLPSNSWARVIAFEIKASGPAFEGKAFGEIGTYERIDAIAAFAIDPKSPRRAGIVDIDKAPANASGDVVFSTEVSILRPSNAAQRSAFLFYEVPNRGRNLSFQLLNRAKSNSVPATAADAGDGFLMKRGDTIVWSGWQTGLADEFLNIDLPVLDGVTGQSREQFIFDKPGRSSTAKLTYPAADLDPSKARLTVRARERDAPQQRPGLGFRYLNPTEIEITRPSDMDAGAIYEFVYSAKDAVPAGLAFAATSDLISFLRGNQGHEAENPLDGVQHTIGMGISQSGRFLRDMIFQGFNADEKGNRVFDGAIPHIAGSRKSFTNFRFAQPGRYSRQHEDHDYPGDQFPFTYTETRDPVSGESGSILSVCSPTDTCPKIMHTDTSTEFWQARASLVTTSPDGKQIEMPDNVRLYFIAGAPHSNDWSAKSGEEAACAFPTNPLSAAPVMRALYVAMADWVSEDRAPPPSRYPSLTDGTLVSLDKLKLPKINGEVARPVFNELRAMDYSSQPPSRGKAYPVYLPAVDTDGNPLGGIRMAYVQAPLGTYAGWNLRKRGFGEGELCSLTGTFIPFPRKRSDADSRDPLSDRYADSEAYVAAVKRASEGLVADGFMLPDDLGYVLDRAREDSALLP is encoded by the coding sequence ATGTTGAAACGCTTGGCCTTCATGTCAGCCATGCTGTCCTTCGCTCTGCTGCCGAGCAATTCCTGGGCCCGCGTGATCGCCTTTGAGATCAAGGCGTCCGGGCCTGCCTTTGAGGGCAAAGCCTTCGGCGAGATCGGTACCTACGAACGGATTGATGCGATCGCCGCTTTTGCCATCGATCCGAAGTCGCCGCGCCGCGCCGGTATCGTCGATATCGACAAGGCGCCGGCGAATGCGTCGGGGGACGTCGTGTTCAGCACCGAGGTTTCGATCCTGAGGCCGTCGAATGCGGCGCAGCGCTCGGCCTTTCTCTTCTACGAGGTGCCTAACCGCGGCAGGAACCTGAGCTTCCAACTCCTTAACCGCGCCAAGTCTAATAGTGTCCCAGCCACCGCCGCGGACGCCGGCGATGGGTTTCTCATGAAACGCGGCGACACCATCGTCTGGAGCGGTTGGCAGACGGGCCTTGCCGACGAGTTCCTGAACATCGACCTGCCCGTCCTTGACGGCGTCACGGGCCAGTCGCGCGAACAGTTCATCTTCGACAAACCCGGTCGATCGAGCACGGCGAAACTCACTTACCCGGCGGCCGACCTCGATCCGTCGAAGGCCAGGCTCACGGTCCGCGCCAGGGAGCGCGACGCGCCGCAACAAAGGCCGGGGCTGGGCTTCAGATATCTGAATCCGACGGAAATCGAAATCACCCGGCCTTCAGACATGGATGCCGGTGCGATCTATGAATTCGTCTATTCGGCAAAGGATGCGGTCCCGGCCGGCCTGGCTTTCGCCGCCACCAGCGACCTGATCTCTTTCCTGCGTGGCAATCAAGGTCACGAGGCGGAAAATCCGCTCGACGGCGTGCAGCACACGATCGGCATGGGGATCTCCCAATCGGGGCGCTTCCTTCGCGACATGATCTTTCAGGGCTTCAACGCCGACGAGAAAGGTAACAGGGTCTTCGACGGAGCGATCCCGCATATCGCCGGCTCGCGCAAGAGCTTCACCAATTTCCGCTTCGCCCAGCCGGGCCGCTATTCGCGCCAGCACGAGGACCACGACTATCCGGGCGATCAGTTCCCCTTCACATACACCGAAACCCGTGACCCCGTGAGCGGCGAGAGCGGCAGCATTCTTTCGGTCTGCAGCCCGACGGACACGTGCCCGAAGATAATGCATACCGACACCTCGACCGAGTTCTGGCAGGCTCGCGCGTCCCTGGTCACGACGTCGCCGGACGGCAAACAGATCGAGATGCCTGACAATGTGCGGCTCTATTTCATCGCGGGGGCGCCGCATTCCAACGATTGGTCTGCGAAATCCGGAGAGGAAGCGGCCTGCGCCTTTCCGACAAATCCGCTGAGCGCCGCGCCGGTCATGCGGGCGCTATATGTGGCGATGGCGGACTGGGTCTCTGAGGACAGGGCTCCACCTCCCAGCCGCTATCCGAGCCTGACAGACGGAACGCTCGTCAGCCTGGACAAGCTGAAACTGCCGAAGATCAATGGCGAAGTGGCGCGGCCGGTCTTCAACGAGCTCAGGGCGATGGATTACTCCTCCCAACCGCCGTCGCGGGGCAAGGCCTATCCGGTATATCTGCCCGCCGTAGATACGGACGGCAATCCGCTCGGCGGTATCAGGATGGCCTATGTTCAGGCGCCGCTTGGAACCTATGCCGGCTGGAACCTCCGCAAGAGGGGCTTCGGAGAGGGCGAGCTCTGCAGCCTTACCGGTACCTTCATCCCGTTCCCCAGGAAACGAAGCGATGCCGATAGTCGAGACCCCTTGAGCGACCGCTATGCCGATAGCGAAGCCTATGTCGCGGCGGTCAAACGTGCCTCGGAAGGACTGGTCGCCGATGGCTTCATGCTTCCCGACGATCTCGGCTACGTGCTCGATCGCGCTCGTGAGGACAGTGCGTTGCTGCCCTGA
- a CDS encoding ABC transporter substrate-binding protein: protein MRTHRLKTTASLLIGISAFAVQAFASEPTVVPEQPPVPAQGKITFVPRESILEFKALPEYKEPEWVTEKFVKTGKLPPVAERLPREPMVFKTGNMPDGVGVYGDVMRHVIGGRPEGWNYSAGQTQGWGGIDIGMSECLTRTAPLYQVEASDVEPLPNLARSWEWSEDGHKLTMHLIEGAKWSDGDPFDADDVMFYWDDNVVDPNVSPLNGATPETFGEGTTLKKIDQNTVEWTFKEAFPRQHLYSMAYGTFCPGPSHILKTKHPKYAGTTYDQYKNGFPPEYMNIPVMGAWVPVAYRPDDIIVLRRNPYYWKVDESGKQLPYLNEVHYKLSTWADRDVQAIAGSGDFSNLEQPENFVESLKRAANESAPARLAFGPRVIGYNLRMNYSANGWGEPDERAQAVRELNRNLDFRQAVTMAVDRKKLGEALVKGPFTAIYPGGLSSGTSFYDRNSTIYYPFDLEGAKALLEKAGLKDTDGNGIVNFPQGTAGGADVQIVMLVNSDYGTDRNLAEGLIGQMEQLGLKVVLNAVDGTKRDATQYAGKFDWLIRRNDQELTSVVQNTTQLAPTGPRTSWHHRAPESGKVDLMPYEQELVDIVNKFIASNDNEARADLMKQFQKVSTTNVDTVGLTEYPGALIINKRFSNIPPGAPIFMFNWAEDTIIRERVYVAADKQGDYELYAEQLPGKPGESGPSN from the coding sequence ATGAGAACGCATCGACTGAAAACAACGGCCAGCCTGCTGATCGGCATATCCGCCTTTGCCGTGCAGGCCTTCGCGTCCGAACCGACCGTGGTGCCCGAGCAGCCGCCCGTGCCGGCGCAGGGCAAGATCACCTTTGTGCCGCGCGAGTCCATTCTCGAGTTCAAGGCTTTGCCCGAATACAAAGAGCCGGAATGGGTCACGGAGAAATTCGTCAAGACCGGCAAGCTGCCGCCTGTTGCCGAGCGCCTGCCGAGGGAGCCGATGGTCTTCAAGACCGGCAACATGCCGGACGGTGTCGGCGTCTATGGCGACGTCATGCGCCATGTCATCGGCGGCCGGCCGGAGGGCTGGAACTACAGCGCCGGCCAGACTCAAGGGTGGGGCGGCATCGACATCGGCATGTCCGAATGCCTGACGCGCACCGCGCCGCTCTACCAGGTGGAGGCGAGCGACGTCGAGCCGCTGCCGAACCTCGCCCGGAGCTGGGAATGGTCCGAGGATGGCCACAAGCTGACGATGCATCTGATCGAGGGCGCGAAATGGTCCGACGGCGACCCCTTCGACGCCGACGATGTGATGTTCTACTGGGACGACAATGTCGTCGATCCGAACGTCTCGCCGCTGAACGGCGCGACACCGGAGACCTTCGGTGAAGGAACGACACTGAAGAAGATCGACCAGAATACCGTCGAATGGACCTTCAAGGAGGCCTTCCCGCGCCAGCATCTCTATTCCATGGCCTATGGCACTTTCTGCCCCGGCCCATCGCATATCCTCAAGACCAAGCATCCGAAATATGCCGGCACGACCTACGACCAGTACAAGAACGGCTTCCCGCCGGAATACATGAACATTCCGGTGATGGGCGCCTGGGTGCCGGTCGCCTACCGGCCGGACGACATCATCGTGTTGCGCCGCAATCCCTATTACTGGAAGGTCGACGAGTCCGGCAAGCAGCTGCCCTATCTGAACGAAGTGCATTACAAGCTGTCGACCTGGGCCGACCGCGACGTTCAGGCGATCGCCGGATCGGGCGATTTCTCCAACCTCGAGCAGCCGGAGAACTTCGTCGAGTCGCTGAAGCGCGCAGCCAATGAATCCGCCCCGGCGCGGCTCGCCTTCGGTCCGCGCGTCATCGGCTACAATCTGCGCATGAACTACTCGGCCAATGGTTGGGGAGAGCCGGACGAACGCGCCCAGGCGGTCCGGGAACTCAACCGCAACCTGGATTTCCGCCAGGCCGTCACCATGGCGGTCGATCGCAAGAAGCTCGGCGAAGCGCTGGTGAAGGGCCCCTTCACGGCGATCTACCCGGGCGGGCTTTCCTCCGGCACGAGCTTTTACGACCGGAACTCGACCATCTACTACCCCTTTGACCTCGAAGGCGCCAAGGCGCTCCTCGAAAAGGCCGGGCTCAAGGACACGGACGGCAACGGCATCGTCAACTTTCCGCAAGGAACCGCCGGCGGAGCCGACGTGCAGATCGTGATGCTCGTCAATTCCGATTACGGCACCGACCGCAACCTCGCGGAAGGCTTGATCGGCCAGATGGAGCAGCTCGGTCTCAAGGTCGTCCTCAATGCGGTCGACGGTACCAAGCGCGATGCGACGCAATATGCCGGCAAGTTCGACTGGCTGATCCGCCGCAACGACCAGGAGCTGACCTCTGTCGTGCAGAACACGACGCAGCTGGCCCCCACCGGCCCGCGCACGAGCTGGCACCACCGGGCGCCGGAAAGCGGCAAGGTCGATCTCATGCCTTACGAGCAGGAACTCGTCGACATCGTCAACAAGTTCATCGCGAGCAACGACAACGAGGCGCGCGCCGATCTGATGAAGCAGTTCCAGAAGGTCTCGACGACCAATGTCGATACCGTCGGCCTGACCGAATATCCGGGGGCGCTGATCATCAACAAGCGCTTCTCGAACATTCCTCCGGGCGCGCCGATCTTCATGTTCAACTGGGCTGAAGACACGATCATCCGCGAGCGGGTCTACGTTGCGGCCGACAAGCAGGGCGACTACGAGCTCTATGCAGAGCAGCTTCCGGGCAAGCCCGGCGAAAGCGGCCCGAGCAACTGA
- a CDS encoding ABC transporter ATP-binding protein, which translates to MAAIESIVPAPDERIDRHTKDTRPVIDARKVAVTFKVEHGTVEAVKDVSFQLYRGETVAIVGESGSGKSVTARSIMGLLSKRATVASHSRIEYDGRDVLKFSARQRRALRGDRISMIFQEPMSSLNPVYTIGSQIIEAIRAHRRMSRRAAAARALELLRHVQIPDPEARLNQYPHQLSGGQRQRVMIAMALANDPDVLIADEPTTALDVTVQAQILNLIRKLQQDLGMAVILITHDLTVVRQFSDYVYVMQLGEVKEHNTTAALFANPQHAYTRRLLASEPSGSAKPLSDNTPIVLDGRNVRVSFMLKKGGFFKPELKELIAVDSLSLNLRRHETLGLVGESGSGKTTFGQALIRLINTEGGEIYFDGEPIHNKDRWGMRPLRSRIQIVFQDPFSSLNPRMSIGQIIEEGLIVNGIGENRKDRLARVQDALVSAGMPGNILSRFPHEFSGGQRQRIAIARAIALEPEFILLDEPTSALDLSVQAQIIDLLRKLQDERGLSYLFISHDLKVVRALCHRVVVMQHGKIVEEGPVNEILSNPKTAYTERLVRAAFEVAA; encoded by the coding sequence ATGGCAGCGATCGAAAGCATTGTCCCGGCACCCGACGAACGGATTGACCGCCACACCAAGGATACGCGGCCGGTCATCGACGCCCGCAAGGTGGCCGTCACCTTCAAGGTGGAGCACGGCACCGTCGAGGCAGTGAAGGACGTCTCCTTCCAGCTCTATCGCGGTGAGACCGTGGCGATCGTCGGCGAGTCCGGATCGGGCAAGTCGGTGACGGCGCGCAGCATCATGGGGCTGCTCTCGAAGCGTGCCACGGTCGCCTCGCATTCGCGCATCGAATATGACGGCCGCGACGTCCTGAAATTCTCGGCGCGGCAGCGCCGGGCGCTGCGCGGCGACCGCATCTCGATGATCTTCCAGGAGCCGATGAGCTCGCTGAACCCGGTCTATACGATCGGCAGCCAGATCATCGAGGCGATCCGGGCGCATCGCCGGATGAGCCGCCGCGCGGCTGCGGCCCGCGCGCTGGAATTGCTGCGCCACGTGCAGATCCCGGATCCCGAGGCACGGCTCAACCAGTATCCGCATCAGCTTTCCGGCGGCCAGCGCCAGCGCGTGATGATCGCCATGGCGCTTGCCAACGATCCGGACGTGCTGATCGCCGACGAGCCGACGACGGCCCTCGACGTCACCGTGCAGGCGCAGATCCTCAACCTGATTCGCAAGCTGCAGCAGGATCTCGGCATGGCGGTGATCCTGATCACCCACGACCTGACGGTGGTGCGGCAGTTCTCCGACTATGTCTATGTGATGCAGCTCGGCGAGGTGAAGGAGCACAATACGACGGCGGCGCTGTTTGCCAACCCGCAGCATGCCTATACGCGACGGCTGCTCGCCTCAGAACCGTCGGGCTCGGCGAAACCGTTGTCCGACAATACACCGATCGTGCTTGACGGCCGCAACGTCCGGGTCTCGTTCATGCTGAAGAAGGGCGGCTTCTTCAAGCCGGAGCTGAAGGAGCTCATCGCCGTCGACAGCCTCAGCCTCAATCTTCGCCGGCATGAGACGCTCGGCCTCGTCGGCGAGTCCGGTTCCGGCAAGACCACCTTCGGCCAGGCGCTGATCCGGCTGATCAACACCGAGGGCGGCGAGATCTATTTCGATGGCGAGCCGATCCATAACAAGGACCGCTGGGGCATGCGCCCGTTGCGGTCGCGGATCCAGATCGTCTTCCAGGATCCGTTCTCCTCGCTCAATCCCCGCATGTCGATCGGCCAGATCATCGAGGAGGGGCTGATCGTCAACGGCATCGGCGAGAACCGCAAGGACAGGCTCGCCCGTGTCCAGGATGCGCTGGTCAGCGCCGGCATGCCGGGCAATATCCTGTCGCGCTTTCCGCATGAATTTTCCGGGGGCCAGCGCCAGCGCATCGCCATTGCCCGTGCCATCGCGCTCGAGCCGGAATTCATCCTGCTCGACGAGCCGACCTCAGCGCTCGATCTCTCGGTGCAGGCCCAGATCATCGACCTGTTGCGCAAGCTGCAGGACGAGCGGGGGCTCAGCTACCTTTTCATCTCCCACGACCTGAAGGTTGTGCGCGCGCTCTGCCACCGCGTCGTGGTGATGCAGCACGGCAAGATCGTCGAAGAGGGCCCCGTGAACGAAATTCTTTCCAATCCCAAGACTGCCTATACGGAGCGGCTCGTCAGAGCCGCCTTCGAAGTGGCCGCGTGA
- a CDS encoding ABC transporter permease yields MTIEAHSTVPVAMQPEEKHHHESYTALVWRRLKRSWTGLLGLILVSLLVVMAIFADFLSPVDPKATGVAFAPPQAISFRDKDGNFVFSPRSYPVRETEELDPITFQPIIGPDYENPQVLGFFVKGAPYRLFGLIPAQRHLFGAVDGTPVHLLGTDKFGRDVLSRILYGSRISLIIALTVVSIVTVVGTTVGMVSGYFGGRFDAWVQRFVELVLAFPQLPLYLALASLIPVTAPTNVFLAFVVIVMSALGWAQMSREVRGKTLALARIDYVRAAIAIGATDRRIIFQHIFPNVMSHVIVAVTLSIPQVVLLESFLGFLGFAVKPPLISWGLMLQDTANYSAIGSYPWILSPVAFVLVTVFAFNALGDGLRDAIDPY; encoded by the coding sequence ATGACCATCGAAGCCCATAGCACCGTACCGGTCGCAATGCAGCCGGAAGAAAAGCACCACCACGAGAGCTATACCGCCCTTGTCTGGCGGCGGCTGAAACGCTCCTGGACGGGCCTGCTCGGCCTGATCCTCGTCAGCCTGCTGGTTGTCATGGCGATCTTCGCCGATTTCCTGTCGCCGGTCGATCCGAAGGCGACCGGCGTCGCCTTCGCACCGCCGCAGGCGATCAGCTTCCGCGACAAGGACGGCAACTTCGTCTTCTCGCCGCGCAGCTACCCGGTGCGCGAGACGGAAGAGCTCGACCCGATCACCTTCCAGCCGATCATCGGCCCCGACTACGAAAATCCGCAGGTCCTCGGCTTCTTCGTCAAGGGCGCGCCCTACAGGCTCTTCGGGCTCATTCCCGCCCAGCGCCATCTCTTTGGCGCCGTCGACGGCACGCCGGTGCATTTGCTCGGCACCGACAAGTTCGGCCGCGACGTGCTGTCGCGCATCCTCTACGGCTCACGCATATCGCTGATCATCGCGCTGACGGTCGTCTCCATCGTGACCGTCGTCGGCACGACGGTCGGCATGGTGTCGGGCTATTTCGGCGGACGCTTCGACGCCTGGGTGCAGCGTTTCGTGGAGCTTGTGCTGGCCTTCCCGCAGTTGCCGCTCTACCTGGCGCTCGCCTCGCTGATTCCGGTGACGGCGCCGACCAATGTCTTCCTGGCCTTTGTCGTCATCGTGATGTCGGCGCTCGGCTGGGCGCAGATGTCGCGCGAAGTCCGCGGCAAGACGCTGGCGCTGGCGCGGATCGACTATGTGCGGGCGGCGATCGCCATCGGCGCGACTGACCGGCGCATCATCTTCCAGCACATTTTCCCGAATGTGATGAGCCACGTGATCGTCGCCGTCACGCTGTCGATCCCGCAGGTGGTGCTGCTCGAATCCTTCCTCGGGTTCCTCGGCTTTGCGGTGAAGCCACCGCTGATCTCCTGGGGGCTGATGCTGCAGGACACGGCGAACTATTCGGCGATCGGCTCCTATCCCTGGATCCTCTCGCCCGTCGCCTTCGTGCTCGTCACCGTCTTCGCCTTCAATGCGCTGGGTGACGGCCTGCGCGACGCAATCGACCCCTATTGA
- a CDS encoding alpha-glucosidase/alpha-galactosidase, translated as MTRQPKITFIGAGSTVFMKNIIGDVLQRPALSAATIALMDLNPERLAESEIVAGKLVRTLGVQAKVETHSNQLTALEGADFVVVAFQIGGYEPCTVTDFEVPKKYGLRQTIADTLGVGGIMRGLRTVPHLWKICEDMLQVCPEAILLQYVNPMAINTWAIAEKFPTIKQVGLCHSVQGTAFELARDLEIPLEEIRYRAAGINHMAFYLKFEHRQNDGSYRDLYPDLIRGYREGRFPKPSHWNPRCPNKVRYEMLTRLGYFVTESSEHFAEYTPYFIKDGRPDLIEKFGIPLDEYPKRCIEQIERWKGQAAAYKEAETIEVAESHEYASSIMNSVWTGEPSVIYGNLRNNGCITSLPENCAAEVPCLVDASGIQPTYVGALPPQLTALIRTNINVQELTVQALVTENREHLYHAAMMDPHTAAELDLDQIWSLVDDLLVAHRDWIPEWARISKKVQAA; from the coding sequence ATGACGAGACAACCCAAGATCACCTTCATCGGCGCCGGCTCGACCGTCTTCATGAAGAACATCATCGGCGACGTTCTGCAGCGGCCGGCGCTTTCGGCCGCGACGATCGCCTTGATGGACCTGAACCCGGAGCGCCTCGCCGAAAGCGAGATCGTCGCCGGCAAGCTGGTGCGCACCCTTGGCGTCCAAGCAAAGGTCGAAACCCATTCGAACCAGCTGACGGCCCTCGAAGGCGCCGATTTCGTCGTCGTCGCCTTCCAGATCGGCGGCTATGAGCCCTGCACCGTCACCGATTTCGAGGTGCCGAAGAAATACGGCCTGCGCCAGACGATCGCCGACACACTCGGCGTCGGCGGCATCATGCGCGGCCTTCGCACTGTGCCGCATCTCTGGAAGATATGCGAGGACATGCTTCAGGTCTGCCCGGAGGCGATCCTGCTGCAGTACGTCAACCCGATGGCGATCAACACCTGGGCGATCGCCGAAAAATTCCCGACGATCAAGCAGGTCGGCCTCTGCCACTCGGTGCAGGGGACGGCCTTCGAGCTTGCCCGCGACCTTGAAATTCCGCTCGAGGAAATTCGCTACCGGGCCGCGGGCATCAACCACATGGCCTTCTATCTGAAGTTCGAGCATCGCCAGAACGACGGCAGCTACCGCGACCTCTATCCGGATCTGATCCGCGGCTATCGCGAAGGGCGGTTCCCGAAGCCCAGCCACTGGAACCCGCGCTGCCCGAACAAGGTGCGCTACGAGATGCTGACGCGGCTCGGCTATTTCGTCACCGAGAGCTCGGAGCACTTCGCCGAATACACGCCCTATTTCATCAAGGACGGCCGTCCGGACCTGATCGAGAAATTCGGCATTCCGCTCGACGAATATCCGAAGCGCTGCATCGAGCAGATCGAGCGCTGGAAGGGGCAGGCGGCCGCCTACAAGGAGGCCGAGACGATCGAGGTGGCGGAGAGCCACGAATACGCCTCGTCGATCATGAACTCGGTCTGGACCGGCGAGCCATCGGTGATCTACGGCAACCTCAGGAACAACGGCTGCATCACCTCGCTGCCGGAAAACTGCGCCGCCGAAGTCCCCTGCCTCGTCGATGCCTCCGGCATCCAGCCGACCTATGTCGGCGCGCTGCCGCCGCAGCTGACCGCGCTCATCCGCACCAATATCAACGTGCAAGAGCTGACGGTGCAGGCGCTCGTTACCGAAAACCGCGAGCACCTCTATCACGCGGCGATGATGGATCCGCACACGGCCGCCGAGCTCGACCTCGACCAGATCTGGTCGCTCGTCGACGACCTGCTCGTCGCCCATCGAGACTGGATTCCCGAATGGGCCCGTATTTCGAAAAAGGTACAGGCCGCCTGA